A stretch of DNA from Anaerobacillus isosaccharinicus:
GAATACAGCTACACTAAGGTTTTCCGGCATAGCGAGTGCTGTTTCATTTGATTTGTTCGTAATGTTAGAAGTTTGAACTGCAACTGATTTGATAGATTTGTCTGTTTCATCTCCTTGGAATGCTAGAACTAGCATCGTAGGAATAATAAGAATGATACTACAAAGAATTGCTCCGATAATAATGATTTGCCGCATGATACGCCTCCATACTCTGATTTTGTGCTTCGATTAGTAGACGATACTTGTATGTTATTGTCTCTAGCATTGTATGCACATTTAATAGAGAATAGACCTAGTTTGTTGTTTTTGTTTTTGTGGTGCCTACCCTGTAAGTAGTAACTACAGTGAACGGGGTCAGACCCCACAAATGGACATTTTTAGTTACTTTGTATTTGTGGAATGCACAAAAAGAGAAGGATCCGGCTGGATCCTTCTCTTTTTTGATCATTTTACAATGTTAACGGACATACGTTCCGTTATTTTGGTAAATATGGCTATTTTTGAAATTTATCGGACATGTGTTCCGCTATTCTTGTGAAAGCACACCTGTTTTGGGCTTTTTTTATGAAATAGCGGATCTCATGTCCGTTAACTAACCAAATAATGCAATTTCCAACAAATAACGGATCTGATGTCCGTTAACATTATTGGGGTAGCAGCCGTACGCATATTTACGCACTTCTCCCTCGTTCTGCATGGGCTAGAATTCGACCTATCACTAATTTGTCCATTCAGCGTGGACTTTTCGCGTTTTTTGTCTTTTTGGGGTGTCTACCCTGTAAATAGACTCTACAAGAAAGTTCGCTTTCTTCGTTTAGGACATTCGTGCAAACCATATTTACATCCGTGTTGGTGAAAGTGAACTTTTATTGGTGTCTGACACCAATAAGTGAAGATTTCAACCCTTAAGCGAGGTTTGGGTTTACTTTTAGTGGTGCTGGGGCTTCAAGGTTTTTGAGTTTTGATTGATCGACTTCGTACACTCGTTCAATATCAGCACCTAAGCCTTTTAGCTTACCGGCAAAATCTACGTAGCCGCGGTCAATATGCTTTAGCTCAACGACTCTTGTGTGCCCTTCAGCAACGAGGCCTGCAATAATCAGTGCTGCTCCAGCGCGAAGGTCTGTAGCGGCTACTTCTGCGCCTTGTAATGAAGCTGGGCCAGAAATGATTGCTGTTCTTCCTTCGATTTTTATATTTCCATTCATGCGACGGAATTCTTCAACGTGCATAAATCGATTTTCAAATACTGTTTCTGTTATCACGCTTGTGCCTTCTGCTCTAAGTAGCAGTGACATCATTTGTGATTGCATATCAGTTGGAAATCCAGGATGTGGCATTGTCTTAATGTCGATTGGCTTTAATTTTTCTGGGCCAATAACACGAATACCATTTTCTTCATCATGAATCGTAACGCCCATTTCCTCCATTTTGGCAATAAGAGGCCTTAAGTGCTCAGATAAAGCACCCTCAACAAGGACGTCTCCACCTGTAATAGCAGCTGCCACCATAAAGGTTCCTGCTTCAATACGATCAGGAATGATTGTGTGGCTTGCTCCTACTAATTCCTCAACGCCTTCAATGCGAATTGTTCCAGTTCCTGCACCGCGGACTTTTGCACCCATTGAATTTAAATAGGTAGCCAAGCAAACGATTTCAGGTTCTTCTGCTACGTTTTCAATAATTGTTGTTCCTTTAGCGAGAGCTGCCGCCATCATAATGTTTTCCGTGGCCCCTACGCTTGGGAAATCTAGATAAATTTTTGCACCTTTTAGGCGTCCGTCAACTTTGGCATCAATAAATCCATTACCAATTTCGACAACAGCACCCATTGCTTCAAATCCTTTTAGATGTTGGTCAATTGGTCTTGAACCAATTGCACATCCTCCTGGTAAAGCAATTCTTGCATGACCAACACGGGCCAAAAGTGGACCCATGACTAAAAACGAGGCACGCATTTTACGAACATATTCAAATGGCGCTTCTGTTTTTAATGCTTTTTGGGCATCAACTTCAATAACTCCATCTTCATATTGAACATCAATATTTAAATTGCGTAAAACTTCATTAATCGTGTATACATCTGCAAGTGCTGGCACATCATAAATGTGGCTCTTGCCCTTACTAGCTAAAATAGATGCAGCGATTACTGGTAAGACGGCGTTTTTTGCGCCTTCAACTTTCACTCTTCCAGTTAATCGGTTACCTCCTTGGACAATTATTTTTTCCAACGTATTCCCCTCCGACGTCCAGTTTCTATATTATTAGTATTCAGTCGTAATTATCGGCGTTCCAATTGTAACGGTTGTTTTACCGCCCAATCCTTCAATTGCTCTAATCGCAACTTGTAAATTCATGTTTTGACCATTTGTTGCGATCGCGTTGTTCCATGTATTAGTGTATGCAGAAATGGAAATGAACGTTTCCTCTTTTAGAGAT
This window harbors:
- the murA gene encoding UDP-N-acetylglucosamine 1-carboxyvinyltransferase, translating into MEKIIVQGGNRLTGRVKVEGAKNAVLPVIAASILASKGKSHIYDVPALADVYTINEVLRNLNIDVQYEDGVIEVDAQKALKTEAPFEYVRKMRASFLVMGPLLARVGHARIALPGGCAIGSRPIDQHLKGFEAMGAVVEIGNGFIDAKVDGRLKGAKIYLDFPSVGATENIMMAAALAKGTTIIENVAEEPEIVCLATYLNSMGAKVRGAGTGTIRIEGVEELVGASHTIIPDRIEAGTFMVAAAITGGDVLVEGALSEHLRPLIAKMEEMGVTIHDEENGIRVIGPEKLKPIDIKTMPHPGFPTDMQSQMMSLLLRAEGTSVITETVFENRFMHVEEFRRMNGNIKIEGRTAIISGPASLQGAEVAATDLRAGAALIIAGLVAEGHTRVVELKHIDRGYVDFAGKLKGLGADIERVYEVDQSKLKNLEAPAPLKVNPNLA